Proteins encoded by one window of Polaribacter haliotis:
- a CDS encoding LacI family DNA-binding transcriptional regulator, translating into MGIEDGANAKGYNIMVCFSNESYKKEVETLKVLSNGSVDGLIISIASETLENKDFNHIKGLVSEEIPLVLFDRVVDEISCDKVVVDDVGAGYKATKYLVENGSKKIAMITTPNHVNVGALRRQGYEKALIEAYIKTDKKLIIEVDESKDIKTQIEKVFHEDIDAVFAVNEIYAANAMRVAKEKGFNVPKDLSIIGFTDGLISEYSSPSITTIAQHGFTMGKQAVELLIERIENEAEIFKPKKIVISSDLKLRESTKPSS; encoded by the coding sequence ATGGGAATAGAAGATGGAGCAAATGCAAAAGGCTATAATATTATGGTTTGTTTCTCTAATGAATCTTATAAGAAAGAAGTAGAAACTTTAAAAGTTTTATCGAATGGAAGTGTAGATGGTTTAATTATTTCTATAGCAAGTGAAACGCTTGAAAATAAGGATTTTAATCATATAAAAGGATTGGTTTCTGAAGAGATTCCATTAGTGTTGTTTGATCGAGTTGTAGATGAAATTTCTTGTGATAAAGTAGTGGTAGATGATGTTGGTGCAGGTTACAAAGCAACGAAATATTTGGTAGAAAATGGATCCAAAAAAATAGCAATGATAACAACGCCTAATCATGTAAATGTAGGGGCTTTAAGAAGGCAAGGTTATGAAAAAGCATTAATTGAAGCGTACATTAAAACTGATAAAAAATTAATAATAGAGGTTGATGAAAGTAAAGACATAAAAACTCAAATAGAAAAAGTCTTTCATGAAGATATTGATGCTGTTTTTGCTGTAAATGAAATTTATGCAGCTAATGCAATGAGAGTAGCGAAAGAGAAAGGTTTTAATGTACCTAAAGATCTCTCTATAATAGGTTTTACAGATGGTTTAATATCAGAATATTCTTCACCATCTATCACTACAATTGCACAACATGGTTTTACAATGGGAAAACAAGCAGTCGAATTATTAATTGAAAGAATAGAAAATGAAGCTGAAATTTTTAAACCTAAAAAAATTGTGATTTCTAGCGATTTAAAATTACGAGAATCTACGAAACCGTCGTCGTAA